Proteins encoded in a region of the Streptomyces sp. NBC_00258 genome:
- a CDS encoding VWA domain-containing protein: MSLHSPGWLLLLVPLALLIGAYLLVQRRRGRYAVRFTNLELLDKVAPRRPGWRRHVPAAAFCGTLALLVVGFARPTTEVQVPRERATIVVAFDVSASMEATDVEPTRFEAAQRAALAFVDRLPERFNAGLVPFSGSATVAVPPTTDRGALRSAIERLTTGEGTAIGEAVVAARDAVRMLDREAETKPPPAHIVLLSDGSNTTGRSVESAAQEAAGDKIPVSTIAYGTESGTIDLPSGDTVSVPVDGPALRDLASGTGGDFHEAATGEELQEVYEDIGSSVGHRTEEREIWQWFVAAGLLTALATAATSLLWFSRLP; encoded by the coding sequence GTGAGTCTTCACTCGCCCGGCTGGCTGCTGCTCCTGGTGCCGCTCGCCCTGCTGATCGGCGCCTATCTCCTGGTGCAGCGCAGGCGCGGCCGGTACGCGGTCCGGTTCACCAACCTCGAACTGCTGGACAAGGTCGCGCCCCGGCGGCCCGGCTGGCGCCGCCACGTCCCGGCGGCTGCCTTCTGCGGCACGCTCGCGTTGCTCGTCGTGGGCTTCGCCCGGCCGACCACGGAGGTGCAGGTGCCGCGTGAGCGCGCCACGATCGTGGTGGCGTTCGACGTGTCGGCGTCCATGGAGGCCACCGACGTCGAGCCGACCCGCTTCGAGGCCGCGCAGCGTGCCGCGCTCGCCTTCGTCGACCGGTTGCCCGAGCGCTTCAACGCGGGGCTCGTACCGTTCAGCGGTTCCGCCACGGTCGCGGTCCCGCCGACCACCGACCGCGGCGCTCTGCGCTCGGCCATCGAACGGCTCACCACCGGCGAGGGCACGGCGATCGGCGAGGCCGTCGTGGCCGCCCGTGACGCCGTCCGCATGCTCGACCGGGAGGCCGAGACCAAGCCGCCGCCCGCGCACATCGTGCTGCTGTCCGACGGCTCCAACACCACGGGCCGGTCCGTCGAGTCCGCGGCCCAGGAGGCGGCCGGCGACAAAATCCCGGTCTCGACCATCGCGTACGGCACGGAAAGCGGGACCATTGACCTGCCGTCCGGCGACACGGTGAGCGTCCCGGTCGACGGCCCCGCCCTGCGGGACCTCGCCTCCGGCACCGGCGGCGACTTCCACGAGGCCGCGACGGGCGAAGAACTCCAGGAGGTGTACGAGGACATCGGCAGCTCCGTCGGGCACCGAACCGAGGAACGCGAGATCTGGCAGTGGTTCGTCGCGGCCGGCCTCCTCACGGCCCTCGCCACCGCGGCCACCTCACTGCTCTGGTTCTCCCGACTTCCCTGA
- a CDS encoding S1C family serine protease, whose translation MSYDRFQGHPGPPRHPGPPRDAGFQDRPGLPDEPGLPSGAGLPGRAGPPAHPSPTRPLGPSRPMGPPRPPGPLGPNGPRAEGHRAEAEPGDPYRSGHPHTPYPGLGEPRGPSFLPGRPPSGFGPAAPPETSYPSPYATPAPQPPPAPPPRSPRKVSPLVAAVLAAVLAGGAAGYAAGAIGDEEPAASAAEQDDVTGLEAVAARVLPSVVSIETAEGQGSGFVFDERGRILTNAHVVAGSSEVSIELQDGRRLRADVLGDDPANDVAVLEPETARGLRAAQLAAGARAKPGVGDTVLAIGSPLGLSGTVTSGIVSALDRSVRLGEGGERRRALQTDASINPGNSGGPLVDAEGRVIGINTAIATLDQQRGGSIGIGFAIPVGDARAAARAIIDGG comes from the coding sequence GTGTCGTACGACCGATTCCAGGGCCACCCGGGCCCGCCGCGTCACCCGGGACCACCGCGCGACGCGGGTTTCCAGGACCGGCCGGGTCTCCCGGACGAGCCGGGTCTCCCCAGCGGCGCGGGCCTCCCCGGCCGCGCGGGGCCGCCGGCTCACCCCAGTCCGACCCGCCCGCTGGGCCCGTCACGGCCCATGGGGCCACCCCGTCCGCCCGGCCCTCTGGGCCCCAACGGCCCCAGGGCGGAAGGTCATCGGGCCGAGGCGGAGCCGGGCGACCCGTACCGGAGCGGGCACCCCCACACCCCCTATCCGGGCCTGGGCGAGCCGCGCGGACCCTCCTTCCTGCCCGGTCGGCCCCCTTCGGGATTCGGCCCGGCCGCGCCGCCGGAGACGTCGTACCCGAGCCCGTACGCGACCCCGGCCCCGCAGCCCCCTCCGGCCCCGCCTCCCCGGTCTCCCCGCAAGGTCAGCCCCCTCGTGGCCGCGGTCCTCGCCGCCGTCCTGGCGGGCGGGGCCGCGGGTTACGCGGCGGGGGCCATCGGCGACGAGGAGCCCGCCGCGTCCGCGGCCGAGCAGGACGACGTCACGGGGCTCGAAGCGGTCGCCGCACGCGTGCTGCCGAGTGTCGTGTCGATCGAGACGGCGGAGGGACAGGGCTCCGGGTTCGTGTTCGACGAGCGCGGCCGGATTCTCACCAACGCGCATGTGGTGGCGGGGAGTTCGGAGGTGTCGATCGAGCTCCAGGACGGGCGTCGGCTCCGTGCGGACGTACTCGGTGACGACCCCGCCAACGACGTGGCCGTCCTGGAACCGGAGACCGCCCGAGGGCTGCGCGCCGCCCAGCTGGCCGCCGGGGCCCGGGCCAAGCCCGGTGTGGGCGACACCGTCCTCGCCATAGGCTCCCCGCTCGGCCTCAGCGGCACCGTCACGTCGGGCATCGTCAGTGCGCTCGACCGATCCGTGCGGCTCGGTGAGGGGGGTGAGCGGCGGCGGGCCCTGCAGACCGACGCGTCGATCAATCCGGGCAACTCCGGTGGGCCGCTCGTCGATGCTGAGGGTCGTGTGATCGGCATCAACACGGCCATCGCGACGTTGGACCAGCAGCGGGGCGGTTCGATCGGGATCGGGTTCGCCATCCCGGTGGGGGACGCGCGGGCCGCAGCCCGGGCCATCATCGACGGCGGCTGA
- a CDS encoding response regulator transcription factor — translation MRLLVVEDEEDLVVALKVGLVRAGYAVDIAPDVDTATEKLAVNDYDLVLLDLNLPDGDGFSVCRAARATPGGPRILMLTARDRLADRVRGLDEGADDYLVKPFALPELLARIRALLRREDGGTAVVEVGELRLDTARFEAFRGARPLQLTPKEFGVLHYLMTRPGRVVPAEELLEHVWDEHADPFTNTVRVTVGSLRRKITGEEEPLIETVIRQGYRLKETR, via the coding sequence ATGAGACTGCTGGTCGTCGAGGACGAGGAAGACCTCGTCGTTGCGCTCAAGGTCGGGCTGGTGCGGGCCGGTTACGCGGTCGACATCGCGCCCGACGTCGACACGGCCACGGAGAAGCTGGCCGTCAACGACTACGACCTGGTGCTGCTGGACCTCAACCTGCCCGACGGCGACGGCTTCTCGGTCTGCCGTGCCGCACGGGCCACGCCCGGCGGTCCCCGCATCCTGATGCTCACCGCCCGCGACCGTCTCGCCGACCGGGTCCGTGGCCTCGACGAGGGCGCCGACGACTACCTGGTGAAGCCGTTCGCGCTGCCCGAACTCCTGGCCCGGATAAGGGCGTTGCTCCGCCGCGAGGACGGCGGAACCGCGGTCGTCGAGGTCGGCGAGCTCCGCCTGGACACCGCCCGGTTCGAGGCCTTCCGGGGCGCCCGCCCGCTCCAGCTCACGCCCAAGGAGTTCGGCGTCCTGCACTACCTGATGACCCGCCCGGGACGTGTCGTACCGGCCGAGGAACTCCTCGAACACGTCTGGGACGAACACGCCGACCCGTTCACCAACACCGTGCGGGTCACGGTCGGTTCGCTGCGCCGGAAGATCACCGGAGAAGAGGAACCACTCATCGAGACGGTGATCAGGCAGGGATACCGCCTCAAGGAGACACGATGA
- a CDS encoding sensor histidine kinase, whose translation MIGALRIVRGRLRLPAFTHTIRFRLTVLYSGLLFVLTALVLGGTYLAVERSGEAHPVSKQFSASKYVNDEYVGEIPVVKVQEVEAAVNYETLANLRRFSFAVLGGLAVTSLAIGWILSGRALRPVRAISRTAAEIQATDLSQRIRLDGPKDELRDLADTVDSMLDRLDEAFRAQRQLIDDASHELRSPLAIIRANLDAVLTAEESEEAERRAAVRSVDRATTRMTRLVEDLLATARRTAPALADADVDLAAAAGEACEEFAPLAAERGLVLHRRLTTGLTVIGDHDALRRAVGNLLSNAVRLSPPGTGITVAAGRTDGWLWASVQDEGPGILDDDQTRVFDRFWRARGNGGGHDRHAGLGLAIVRQIVESHGGQIRLFSRVGEGSTFVLWFPSPGADHTNTAPPDEQPS comes from the coding sequence ATGATCGGCGCGCTGCGGATCGTCAGGGGCAGGCTCCGCCTCCCGGCGTTCACCCACACCATCCGCTTCCGTCTCACCGTCCTCTACTCCGGCCTCCTCTTCGTCCTCACCGCACTCGTCCTCGGCGGGACGTACCTCGCGGTCGAGCGCAGCGGCGAGGCGCACCCCGTCAGCAAGCAGTTCTCGGCGTCGAAGTACGTGAACGACGAGTACGTCGGCGAGATCCCGGTGGTGAAGGTCCAGGAGGTCGAGGCCGCCGTCAACTACGAGACCCTCGCCAACCTCCGCCGCTTCTCCTTCGCCGTACTCGGCGGACTCGCCGTCACCAGCCTCGCCATCGGCTGGATCCTCTCCGGCCGCGCCCTGCGCCCCGTACGCGCCATCTCTCGTACGGCCGCCGAGATCCAGGCCACCGACCTCTCGCAGCGCATCCGCCTCGACGGACCCAAGGACGAACTCCGCGACCTCGCCGACACCGTCGACTCCATGCTCGACCGCCTCGACGAGGCCTTCCGCGCCCAGCGCCAGCTCATCGACGACGCCTCCCACGAACTGCGCAGCCCGCTCGCGATCATCCGGGCCAACCTGGACGCGGTGCTGACGGCGGAGGAGTCCGAGGAGGCCGAGCGCAGGGCGGCCGTCCGAAGTGTGGACCGCGCGACGACCCGCATGACCCGCCTGGTCGAGGACCTGCTGGCCACCGCACGCCGTACGGCACCCGCGCTGGCCGACGCGGACGTCGATCTGGCGGCGGCCGCGGGTGAGGCCTGCGAGGAGTTCGCGCCGCTCGCCGCCGAGCGCGGGCTCGTACTGCACCGGCGTCTCACCACGGGCCTGACGGTCATCGGCGACCACGACGCGCTGCGCAGAGCGGTGGGCAACCTGCTCTCCAACGCCGTACGACTCTCACCGCCCGGCACCGGCATCACGGTCGCCGCGGGCCGGACGGACGGCTGGCTCTGGGCTTCGGTCCAGGACGAGGGCCCCGGCATCCTCGACGACGACCAGACCCGGGTCTTCGACCGCTTCTGGCGTGCGAGGGGCAACGGCGGCGGCCACGACCGTCACGCGGGCCTGGGCCTGGCGATCGTCCGCCAGATAGTCGAGTCCCACGGCGGCCAGATCCGCCTCTTCTCAAGAGTCGGCGAGGGCTCGACCTTCGTCCTCTGGTTCCCGTCCCCGGGAGCCGACCACACCAACACCGCCCCACCGGACGAACAGCCCAGCTGA
- a CDS encoding lysophospholipid acyltransferase family protein: protein MSRFALIKAVLGPIMRLMFRPRVEGAERIPGTGPVILAGNHLTFIDSMIMPLFCDRQVFFIGKDEYVTGKGIKGRLMAWFFTGCGMIPVDRDGGRGGVAALMTGRRVLEEGKVFSIYPEGTRSPDGRLYRGRTGIARLAMMTGAPVVPFAIIGTDKIQPGGAGFPRPGRVTVRFGEAMEFSRYEGMDRDRYVLRAVTDSVMAEVMRLSGQEYVDMYATKAKEAA, encoded by the coding sequence TTGTCCCGCTTCGCGCTCATCAAGGCAGTGCTCGGACCGATCATGCGCCTGATGTTCCGCCCACGGGTGGAGGGTGCGGAGCGCATCCCGGGCACGGGCCCGGTCATCCTGGCCGGCAACCACCTCACGTTCATCGACTCGATGATCATGCCGCTCTTCTGCGACCGGCAGGTCTTCTTCATCGGCAAGGACGAGTACGTCACCGGGAAGGGCATCAAGGGCCGGCTCATGGCCTGGTTCTTCACGGGCTGCGGCATGATCCCGGTCGACCGTGACGGCGGCCGCGGCGGTGTCGCGGCGCTGATGACCGGCCGTCGTGTGCTGGAGGAGGGCAAGGTCTTCAGCATCTACCCCGAGGGCACCCGCTCCCCCGACGGCCGGCTCTACCGGGGCCGCACCGGCATCGCCCGGCTGGCCATGATGACCGGCGCGCCCGTCGTCCCGTTCGCCATCATCGGCACGGACAAGATCCAGCCCGGCGGTGCGGGGTTTCCGCGGCCGGGCCGCGTCACTGTCCGGTTCGGTGAGGCGATGGAGTTCTCCCGGTACGAGGGAATGGACCGGGACCGGTATGTGCTGCGGGCCGTGACGGACTCGGTGATGGCTGAGGTCATGCGGTTGTCGGGGCAGGAGTATGTGGACATGTACGCCACGAAGGCCAAGGAAGCGGCTTAG
- a CDS encoding glycerophosphodiester phosphodiesterase: MGTQESNEGLNGTGPGRRALLGAAVLGAGGAVLGVPATARADEKHGGGGYKSLPKPTIIGHRGASGYRPEHTLGSYQLALDMGAHVIEAGDLVPTKDGHLVCRHEPEIGGTTDVSAHPEFASRKTTKLLDGVSTTGWFTEDFTLAELKTLRAKERIPANRPHNTLYDGRWEIPAFEEVLRWREEQSRKRGKQVWIYPELKHPTYFRKLGLGLEERVAKVLRRHGLDKKNSPVILQSFEPTSIQRLNKLVGNPLVVLLSAANTRPWDFVETGDPRTVADLVKPAGLKQIASYAQGIGPTLDLIILKDASGNLTTPTTLVRDAHAEGLILHPYTMRNENPFLPANFRKGTDADGYGDAFGAFRTYFATGIDGVFTDNPDTGVLAREDFLKR, encoded by the coding sequence ATGGGGACGCAGGAGTCGAACGAGGGACTGAACGGGACCGGCCCGGGACGGCGCGCGCTGCTCGGGGCCGCGGTCCTCGGCGCCGGCGGAGCGGTCCTCGGCGTGCCGGCCACGGCGAGAGCCGACGAGAAGCACGGCGGCGGTGGCTACAAGAGCCTGCCGAAGCCGACGATCATCGGGCACCGCGGGGCCAGCGGCTACCGGCCGGAGCACACGCTCGGCTCGTACCAGCTGGCCCTCGACATGGGCGCGCACGTCATCGAGGCGGGCGACCTGGTGCCCACCAAGGACGGCCACCTCGTCTGCCGCCACGAGCCGGAGATCGGCGGTACGACGGACGTCTCCGCGCACCCCGAGTTCGCGAGCCGCAAGACCACCAAGCTCCTCGACGGGGTGTCCACCACCGGCTGGTTCACCGAGGACTTCACGCTCGCCGAGCTGAAGACGCTGCGCGCCAAGGAGCGCATCCCGGCCAACCGCCCGCACAACACCCTCTACGACGGCCGCTGGGAGATCCCCGCCTTCGAGGAGGTGCTGCGCTGGCGCGAGGAGCAGAGCCGCAAGCGCGGCAAGCAGGTCTGGATCTACCCCGAGCTCAAGCACCCCACCTACTTCCGCAAGCTGGGCCTCGGCCTGGAGGAGCGGGTCGCCAAGGTGCTGCGCAGGCACGGCCTGGACAAGAAGAACTCGCCGGTCATCCTCCAGTCCTTCGAACCGACCAGCATCCAGCGTCTGAACAAGCTGGTCGGCAACCCCCTGGTCGTGCTCCTGTCCGCCGCCAACACCCGTCCCTGGGACTTCGTGGAGACGGGCGACCCGCGTACGGTCGCCGACCTGGTCAAGCCCGCGGGCCTGAAGCAGATCGCCTCCTACGCGCAGGGCATCGGTCCGACCCTCGACCTGATCATCCTGAAGGACGCGAGCGGCAACCTCACCACCCCGACCACCCTGGTCCGGGACGCGCACGCCGAGGGCCTGATCCTGCACCCGTACACGATGCGCAACGAGAACCCCTTCCTGCCCGCGAACTTCCGCAAGGGCACCGACGCGGACGGCTACGGAGACGCCTTCGGCGCCTTCCGTACCTACTTCGCGACCGGCATCGACGGGGTCTTCACCGACAACCCCGACACCGGTGTCCTCGCCCGCGAGGACTTCCTGAAGCGCTGA
- a CDS encoding RNA polymerase sigma factor yields the protein MTHDMLDTLRPLLAAEASAEAYASGAEPGDLEQAVWVRLLEHLGTDGPPADPAAWLRGAVRSEARRTRRTASIELPYVSEPADDSGPGPEQLALTAARRRALHSAVRKLPGRCPRLMAALLSPQDLTYREIAGELGISQGSLGPERSRCLGCLRRMLTSEVAAHEPRG from the coding sequence ATGACCCACGACATGCTTGACACGCTGCGTCCACTGCTCGCCGCCGAGGCCTCCGCGGAGGCATATGCCTCGGGCGCGGAGCCCGGCGACCTGGAACAGGCCGTCTGGGTGCGCCTCCTGGAGCACCTCGGCACGGACGGCCCGCCCGCAGACCCGGCCGCCTGGCTGCGCGGCGCCGTCCGCTCCGAGGCCCGCCGCACCCGGCGCACCGCGAGCATCGAACTGCCGTACGTATCCGAGCCCGCCGACGACAGTGGACCGGGCCCGGAACAGCTCGCGCTCACCGCCGCCCGGCGCCGGGCCCTGCACTCCGCCGTACGCAAGCTGCCGGGCCGCTGTCCGCGGCTCATGGCCGCGCTGCTGTCCCCGCAGGACCTCACATACCGGGAGATCGCGGGGGAGTTGGGTATCTCACAGGGCAGTCTCGGTCCGGAACGTTCCAGATGCCTGGGTTGTCTGCGCCGAATGCTTACGTCGGAGGTTGCGGCGCACGAACCACGGGGATAG
- a CDS encoding GNAT family N-acetyltransferase, protein MGMSVTISAATEQDAEQILKLQFLCYQSEAELYGDYSIEPLTQPLDSLKAELAGGTVLVARLGGEVVASVRAAVDADGTARINKLIVHPRMQRHGLGGRLLDAIESRLAEHGGAKSFQLFTGHRSEHNLRLYRKHGYQQVSTERVDERLSLVTLAKGSSTSAFVASA, encoded by the coding sequence ATGGGCATGAGCGTGACCATCTCGGCGGCGACCGAACAGGACGCCGAACAGATCCTCAAACTGCAGTTCCTCTGCTACCAGAGCGAGGCCGAGCTGTACGGCGACTACAGCATCGAGCCCCTCACCCAGCCCCTCGACTCCCTCAAGGCGGAGCTCGCGGGCGGCACGGTCCTGGTGGCCCGGCTGGGTGGCGAGGTGGTGGCCTCGGTGCGTGCGGCTGTGGATGCGGATGGCACGGCCCGCATCAACAAGTTGATCGTCCATCCCCGGATGCAGCGGCACGGGCTGGGCGGGCGGTTGCTCGACGCGATCGAGTCCCGGCTGGCCGAGCACGGTGGGGCGAAGAGTTTCCAGCTCTTCACGGGACATCGCAGTGAGCACAATCTGCGGTTGTACCGGAAGCATGGGTATCAGCAGGTGTCCACGGAGCGGGTGGACGAGCGGCTGAGTCTGGTGACCCTTGCGAAGGGGTCTTCGACCAGTGCATTTGTTGCCAGCGCGTAG
- a CDS encoding HAD family hydrolase, producing the protein MKIQADALLFDNDGTLVSSLESVYRCWTRWAEEYGITAEEFARVELHGRPAAEIAADLLPADRVPEAVVRIEQLEVEDVEGGVHLLPGTRALLDSVPADRWAVVTSATRRLAEARLDEAGIRPKTLIAADDITRGKPDPEPFLLAARRLGVDPARCVVFEDAPAGLQAGRSAGMTTVALTTTHQAAELDADIVVGDLSAVSALVTDGGVEISVGG; encoded by the coding sequence ATGAAGATCCAAGCCGATGCCCTGCTGTTCGACAACGACGGAACGCTCGTCTCGTCCCTGGAGTCGGTGTACCGCTGCTGGACCCGCTGGGCCGAGGAGTACGGGATCACCGCCGAGGAGTTCGCCCGGGTCGAGCTGCACGGCCGCCCCGCCGCCGAGATAGCCGCCGACCTGCTGCCCGCCGACCGGGTCCCCGAGGCCGTCGTGCGCATCGAGCAGCTGGAGGTCGAGGACGTCGAGGGCGGTGTCCATCTCCTTCCGGGGACCAGGGCGCTCCTCGACTCCGTGCCCGCCGACCGCTGGGCCGTCGTCACCTCCGCCACCCGGCGGCTGGCCGAGGCACGCCTCGACGAGGCCGGTATCCGGCCCAAGACCCTGATCGCCGCCGACGACATCACGCGCGGAAAGCCCGACCCCGAGCCGTTCCTGCTCGCCGCCCGCCGGCTCGGCGTGGACCCGGCCCGCTGCGTCGTCTTCGAGGACGCGCCCGCGGGTCTGCAGGCCGGCCGCTCCGCCGGGATGACCACCGTGGCATTGACCACAACACACCAGGCCGCCGAGCTGGACGCGGACATCGTCGTCGGTGACCTCTCGGCCGTGTCGGCGCTGGTCACGGACGGGGGAGTGGAGATCTCCGTCGGCGGCTGA
- a CDS encoding methionine ABC transporter ATP-binding protein: MITTTGLKKVYRSRGREVTALDGVDLHVREGEVYGVIGQSGAGKSSLIRCVNLLERPTAGTVTVAGQDLTALAGRGPRAGRELRKARSHIGMVFQHFNLLSSRTVQDNVELPLEILGVSGKERSRKALELLDLVGLSDKAKSYPAQLSGGQKQRVGIARALAGDPKVLLSDEATSALDPETTRSILQLLRDLNRQLGLTVLLITHEMDVVKSICDSAALMENGKIVESGTVSELLATPGSELAAALFPVSGDASADDRTVIDVTFHGDAATQPVISQLSRTYNIDISILGAAMDTVGGKQVGRMRIELPGRYEENVVPIGFLREQGLQIDVQGQAPVLVKEGAK; encoded by the coding sequence GTGATCACGACAACAGGCCTGAAGAAGGTCTACCGCTCGCGCGGCCGTGAGGTCACCGCCCTGGACGGCGTCGATCTGCACGTCCGCGAAGGCGAGGTGTACGGCGTCATCGGACAGTCCGGCGCCGGCAAGTCCTCCCTCATCCGCTGCGTCAACCTCCTGGAGCGCCCCACCGCCGGCACGGTGACCGTCGCCGGACAGGACCTCACGGCCCTCGCCGGGCGCGGCCCGCGCGCGGGCCGGGAACTGCGCAAGGCACGCAGCCACATCGGCATGGTCTTCCAGCACTTCAACCTGCTGTCCTCGCGGACGGTCCAGGACAACGTCGAGCTGCCGCTGGAAATCCTTGGCGTGTCTGGGAAGGAACGTTCCCGCAAGGCGCTGGAACTGCTGGATCTGGTCGGCCTGTCCGACAAGGCCAAGTCCTACCCGGCCCAGCTCTCCGGCGGCCAGAAGCAGCGCGTCGGCATCGCCCGCGCCCTGGCCGGCGATCCGAAGGTGCTCCTCTCCGACGAGGCGACCAGCGCGCTGGACCCCGAGACCACCCGCTCCATCCTCCAGTTGCTGCGCGACCTGAACCGGCAGCTGGGCCTGACCGTCCTGCTCATCACGCACGAGATGGACGTCGTCAAGAGCATCTGCGACTCGGCCGCCCTCATGGAGAACGGCAAGATCGTCGAGTCCGGCACCGTCAGCGAGCTGCTGGCCACCCCCGGCTCCGAGCTGGCCGCCGCGCTCTTCCCGGTGAGCGGTGACGCCTCCGCCGACGACCGCACGGTCATCGACGTCACCTTCCACGGCGATGCCGCGACCCAGCCGGTCATCTCGCAGCTCTCGCGCACGTACAACATCGACATCTCGATCCTGGGCGCCGCGATGGACACCGTCGGCGGCAAGCAGGTCGGCCGGATGCGCATCGAACTGCCCGGCCGCTACGAGGAGAACGTCGTGCCGATCGGCTTCCTGCGCGAGCAGGGTCTGCAGATCGATGTCCAGGGCCAGGCGCCCGTGCTGGTGAAGGAAGGTGCCAAGTGA
- a CDS encoding methionine ABC transporter permease, whose amino-acid sequence MTWSEMQPLLEQACWDTLYMVGWSTLIAVVGGLPLGVLLVLTDRGGLLQNTVLNKVIGQVVNVARSMPFIILMVALMGFTRSITGTTIGREAAIVPLAIGAIPFFARLVETAVREVDGGLVEAVQSMGGNTWTVVRKVLVPESLPSLISSTTTTIVALIGYSAMAGTVGAGGLGDIAIRYGYQRFETELMWITVGILAVVISLIQFAGDFAARGLHRRGGQSGAAPRLRLLKAATATSKTV is encoded by the coding sequence GTGACCTGGTCGGAGATGCAGCCGCTGCTGGAGCAGGCCTGTTGGGACACCCTCTACATGGTCGGCTGGTCGACGCTCATCGCCGTCGTCGGCGGTCTGCCGCTGGGCGTCCTGCTGGTCCTCACGGACCGGGGCGGCCTGCTGCAGAACACCGTGCTGAACAAGGTCATCGGGCAGGTCGTGAACGTCGCCCGCTCGATGCCGTTCATCATCCTGATGGTCGCGCTGATGGGCTTCACCCGCTCGATCACCGGCACGACCATCGGCCGGGAGGCCGCCATCGTGCCGCTCGCGATCGGCGCCATCCCCTTCTTCGCGCGCCTCGTCGAGACGGCGGTCCGCGAGGTGGACGGCGGGCTCGTGGAGGCCGTGCAGTCGATGGGCGGCAACACCTGGACCGTCGTCCGCAAGGTGCTCGTCCCCGAGTCGCTGCCGTCGCTGATCTCCAGCACCACCACGACGATCGTGGCGCTCATCGGCTACTCGGCGATGGCGGGCACGGTCGGCGCGGGTGGCCTCGGTGACATCGCGATCCGCTACGGCTACCAGCGCTTCGAGACCGAACTGATGTGGATCACCGTCGGCATCCTCGCCGTGGTCATCTCCCTCATCCAGTTCGCCGGGGACTTCGCCGCCCGCGGGCTGCACCGCCGAGGTGGCCAGTCGGGTGCCGCCCCGAGGCTCAGGCTCCTGAAGGCCGCCACCGCGACCAGCAAGACCGTCTGA
- a CDS encoding MetQ/NlpA family ABC transporter substrate-binding protein: MRNTAKFTTAVLAAGALTLGLTACGSEEASGSADTSDPLVVAASPVPHAEILTYVKDNLAKDAGLDLQVKEFTDYVLPNTATQDGSVGANYFQNQPYLDDFNKKNGTDIVPVVTVHLEPLGLYSSKFKKADELKSGATVAVPNDTVNEARALKLLDANGIITLKDGAGNDATPKDIAKNPKNLKFKELEAAQTPRSLDDVDAAVINGNYAIESDLKPSEDALVLESAKDNPYGNFLAVKKGNEDDPRVKKLAKLLTSPEVKKFIADKYAGSVVASF, encoded by the coding sequence GTGCGTAACACTGCCAAGTTCACCACCGCCGTCCTCGCCGCCGGAGCCCTCACCCTGGGTCTCACCGCCTGCGGTTCGGAAGAGGCCTCGGGCTCCGCCGACACGAGCGACCCGCTGGTCGTCGCCGCGAGCCCGGTCCCGCACGCCGAGATCCTCACCTACGTCAAGGACAACCTGGCGAAGGATGCGGGCCTCGACCTGCAGGTCAAGGAGTTCACCGACTACGTCCTGCCGAACACGGCGACCCAGGACGGCTCCGTCGGCGCCAACTACTTCCAGAACCAGCCGTACCTCGACGACTTCAACAAGAAGAACGGCACCGACATCGTGCCCGTCGTCACGGTCCACTTGGAGCCGCTCGGCCTCTACTCCAGCAAGTTCAAGAAGGCCGACGAGCTGAAGAGCGGTGCGACGGTCGCCGTCCCGAACGACACGGTCAACGAGGCGCGGGCGCTCAAGCTCCTCGACGCCAACGGGATCATCACGCTCAAGGACGGCGCGGGCAACGACGCGACCCCCAAGGACATCGCGAAGAACCCGAAGAACCTCAAGTTCAAGGAGCTGGAGGCGGCCCAGACCCCGCGCTCCCTGGACGACGTCGACGCCGCGGTGATCAACGGCAACTACGCCATCGAGTCCGACCTCAAGCCCTCCGAGGACGCCCTCGTCCTGGAGTCCGCCAAGGACAACCCGTACGGCAACTTCCTCGCTGTCAAGAAGGGCAACGAGGACGACCCGCGCGTCAAGAAGCTCGCCAAGCTCCTCACCTCTCCCGAGGTCAAGAAGTTCATCGCGGACAAGTACGCCGGCTCCGTCGTCGCGTCGTTCTGA